Within Prinia subflava isolate CZ2003 ecotype Zambia chromosome 10, Cam_Psub_1.2, whole genome shotgun sequence, the genomic segment TTCTTTCACACAACTTTGCAGGGGTATATGAGTCTTCATTTTGATCTCCTGTTGGAAGTACTCAATTTGTATCATTCTAGATCAAAGTGGACATCAAATCATTAAAATCTGAAATCAAACCTGGCAACCTTGGACATAACTCTAAATAATTCATCCATGGTTAGTGTACAGTTCTTAGATGCATCTCTTCATATTTTGTGAAAGTGAAGTCTGACATGCACAATGAAGTATGAGGTTCACTACTATAAACCAATATTTATCCAGGAGGAAATAGTTACACTAAAGTACACTTTTCCcatatttaagaaaatgatACTGTGAGACTaataagattttaaaacataaggttttggaaaaaaaaaaaggaaaaccctgAAAGGATTTAGGATGATCCTGAATAAATTAGGAGATTGGTAAAGAATACATTGTGCAGGGGCAGTTGCTGCTGTAGTCTATATGTAATATCTGGGCTACTTGTGTTTaggcaaaaaggaaaattaccACCAGAAAATAATGAATGAATTCACTCTGAGAAATTTTTGGCATGACTGCCTTGTTTCTGATACTTGATTGGCCAAATTATAGCTGTCACTGAAATGTAccatttttgagaaaaattaaatgatTATTTGAAACAAACTCTTCACTGTGGAGTCCTACAGTGTCTGTGAAGTACATCAGCCagaatttctgaaattttgcaCAACTGATGCAAATAGCAAGATGtaaagcaaagacaaaatggAATTGAGCAAAAAGTCTTGGGGCTACGTTACATCTTCACTTGGGCTAGAATATTCAGGCATTAGACTCTAATGTGTGCAAAGGTGACTCTGATGTAACTCTAACCTGCCTTCCAAAATAGGTTTTagaaaattgtttaaaattctttttttttttctgcctggaaaaaCTTAGAAGGAGAGAAGCCACTTCAAGATTTTCCATGTTGCTCAAAGAAAGCATAATCACATCACCAATGTGTTCTCTAGAAACTGTGGAGCGTAATTAGTTATGTGATTATGCCAAAAGGTTCctattttaacagaaaattgtAGTTCATTAAATACAGTGACAAgacaaagagaaattaaagattTTATATTCACCATTTGAAGCCAGCTGTAATGCTAAGAACTGAGAAATTATTAGCTtgctggaaagaaaggaggCTTATTTTACAAAATTTGCAGTTTTCCCAGACAGTAACTTGGGTTAACTGAAGCCAGAAGAGATAAAACCTGGCAAGCAGTACTTTCTGAAAATTAGGAACTGCAGTTGGTAGCACTGTTCCCAGTATCCCTAGCAGATGGGATTAGTGCTTAAACATACTAAGTTCATGAGTGGAACCATGCCAAGAATGCTATCAACAAACAGTACCTAGGAGGATTCAAAGAATATCATGCTTTGCACAGGAGCATGGAGTTTTAGTTTCTGTTACTgggatttatttccttctgttgAGCTTCTTTTTGGTTTAGATCTTGGAATGATGGGTCTATTAGAAACATGTCACTAGAAGACAAGATTTCCCCTCCATTATTATCCGTGCACACTGAAAGAGAAATCTGCAGGGCTGCAACATTTGAATGGGAAAAATCTTGTCTGGGAAAATCTCCCATGAAATACAAGTATgcaaagaaatatataaatgtCTATTCCTGCATCACACATGCTTCATAATATGTCAGTCCTTGACTGTAACTGCATTGAGTTACTAAGGATTGGAATGACAACAGTAAATGCCAGAACAATATTTGAACACTCACAGAACTTGAACTCCATTTTTGTCTGTTCATAAATATCCATGAAAAATTTCTCCTGAACCACAATCTTAATAAAATAAGACttcataaaagaagaaaatttatttgaaatggaaagaaactgGATATTTTTTCCACTCTTGAAAGAATTTGCACAAATACTTGAAAGATCCTAAGTTTGGCTCTTTCTTCagatttttccagattttttacTCTAGAAAGAGAGTGAAATGTTGATACAAACCAGTTTGTGTTTTGCAGCATATTAATATACTGATTTTCTCAAGGGGAGAGAAGAAGAGGAAACCTTACTGTGGAGGAACAGCAAATGTCCTGAGAACAACCTGAAATGCCAACTTAGCATTTTTGCACTTCAAAAATGTCTTTGACTTTTATAAACAGCCATGATGGTAAAATTGAGGCTGTTAAAAATACATGGTTTACTTCAGTAGTTTATAATTCACAGTGGCATTTAGTGGGTGGAGTTGTAAATTAGTAAGTGGACTGTTGCCACAGCAGAgaaggctgctgctctgcaaaggAGAAGCTTTGCTAAGAATAGGAATGTGGTCACCATGATAATGAACAAGGGCTCCACATGCCTGAAACGTTGATGGGAGATTGGGAGATGGTTGTTGGATGTTTAACAACTGCTCCAGAAATTAGATGTTATCAAAGATCTGTTTGAAAGATTGAACTGGATGAAAAGCATGCAAAACTTAACCAGTAAGACCTGGTTTCAATTTTTAGTAGCTCAAGCGAAAGGCAGAGTGGcacatgaaatatttatgttgTCGATAAATTGGAAGGCACAGTTTTACAGCCAACAAAATGTTATGTTTGTTCTGCTGCAAGAGGGAGGCAGGATTGCAGCAGTCTCTACACATAAAAGGATCTTTCTcccttttgctttcaaattaaATAGATTAATGTGCCAAGAAAGCATTACAGTATGTTAATCAGGTATTTGATCTGGTCTGTCAAacacttaaagaaaaaattcagttaCTTCCTGGAAACTATATTAATGTTCCAAATAAATCCAGCTTTCTAAAGGCACTAGATTTCTCTGAGGGGGGATGATTTACTCATCACTAGGATGATTTGCCTTTGGACCGTAACAGCCTTATTCAAATGTTGATAGCCAACAGCATTATATCAGAAATCCTGAGTGAAGTGTGCAGATACATATGGATGAAAGTATAAAACATGCCACCTTCAACTTTTGGAAGTTTTACCACTGAGTGACAGCTGCTGTATGATCGCTGTTCAGCCAGAAGGAGACAGGAAGATATTCTGAACCCTAATGCATGACCTGCGTGACTGTAATAATTTCATGGTTTTGACTGCTTGTCCACCCGTTGGTGGACATCAACACAGTTCTCTTGATTTTCTGGCCTTAAGATACATCTTTGAGCTATGTCAGCCTTAAAGTGATCCACAGGAAACTTGCactgaaaaacaacaacaaaaaaatctgagtgAAATCATTGTGTCTACTTCACATGCTGCACAACCCTTTCCTATGGGGCCCTGCTTTGATCCCTGTTTGTGCTGGCCAGCTCTAGGCCCCCCAGAGCAGAAAGGGCTGCACACAGATGTTACACTGCTAAACAGCTCGTCAGTGGAGGAAACCACATCACTCCTCCTCTAGGAAGATCACCAACAAAGTGATTTTGTCACAAAACCTCTAATCTGGCTATTTTCTGAGTCAGAATACAGGATATATTTCTAGCAGAAGACATTTTGAGCTGCAGTCCCTCCCTAAACTTTCCCAGATACACAAATGCTGATTTCATTCACTATTAAAGAGACAAAAGAACTTCTCAAAAGAATTGTTGGGCTAGTAACCTATTGCATTCCACTGAGGACTCGTCCCTAAGGAGCTCAGTGATTGCTGTGTATCTTCTATAAAAATCTCACTTAGACAGGCAAGTGTCTGGTACAAAATAACTGAGTATCTCTGCTCCTATTGGAAAGACTTAATCTTAAAGGAGAATTTATGGCAGATTTTGTGACATagacaggaaacagaaaaagatctTTTATCAAACTTAAGCCACTAATAAACTGGTGGCAGGCAGAATTAAAGGGGTAGGGTCCTAAATAGCCCCAGGACTTATGCTCTTTGGTTTAAATTCTGTGTTCccacactttaaaaaaacaagcatGTAAGACTGCAGTAGAGAGTAGGGAATCCAGGTCAGCTCTTTAAGATCCACCAGTTTGAGGACTCTATGTGTTTGCAATTTAACCTAATTAAAGCATGAAATTATAATTGAATATGGAAATGTAATGGCTCGAAAGTGAATCTGTCACAGCCTCAAATCACTTCATTTACTATAACTCTGAAATCCTGTCCCACTATGGAATGTGTGCAGCAGTGTATCCCACACTGACAAAGGGGCACCCTACACATTTAAATGTGGTGTCACCTCTGAAGCACATTTTCAAATATGCTCTTGAGAGCTACTAGAAACCTGTGGGGTTTGTGTCCCGGGGCCCGACTCCTCCAGCGCAGCTGAAGCCTGCCGGGCCAGCAGTAGCACATTGCCCATGGGGGTTTGAGCACACTCGTCCTCACCCCACAGCTCGGTaactcctgctgcctcctgtgtGTGCAGACCAAAGAACTGAAGCACCCTTTTAAATCGCGCATATCCTGCTGGCAGACCGGCTCTTCACCCAGCAGCAGTGACCGCACAAACTGATTTGAAAGCAGATCCATAGCAATCACAATTAAGATTGTGTGATTCTAATCATACAGCTTAATGATGTTGAGAACTAAATGAACCCAAACGTGTGTGTAATGTAAAGCCcccaaatttaaaagaaatatttgctaCTAACATATCATATAGAATAAatgacaattttatttttaaaaagtgcacaGAAGTATATCATTACCACACATCAGTATAAGATAGATTAGcatttgcaaaaacaaaaaggtCCATATTGAACACATTACTAATAACTAACAATGAAACGGAATTGGTATTGTCTATGCATGAACAAACTTATGGTTTTAgtcaaaaatatatattatttaagTACATATTGTAaatcacaaatatttatttgaaggtactatttttgaaaaacatatCACAGCATATATCTACAAAACTAATTAGAATTTACAACTGAAACTAAATccagaattattttttgtattagTCCTGTATCAGCTGAATATTTGCATGTGTTTTACCTGAGGCACAAGTCAATCTTGGTGAACAACAACCTTTGAACtcagataaatatttaaatatcttaCTGGAGCTGTGTCACCAGAGTAGGTCAGCACATCCAGAGCTCAAACTATACCTGTATCGGAAAGATTTTCCAACTTCTGTTTATAAATTATTACTATAGTATATTCCTGAGCATAATGAGATGTAGAGGAAAATGGCTAGGTGAGACAGCCTTGTGGTGGCAACTCCCACGtagagcagcagtgtgggctAAACTGGTGCTAactacagggggaaaaaaggaagggatCTAACGATCTCAATTTTTGCCTGTCTTAATAGGTTAGATCTCATTGAATTGAAAGATAATCTGTGATCATCTGCACTCACCATGGACTAAAAGGACTCAGGTAAGATTCTACAGCCCAATTTTGTGTGCATACCCCACCCAcgcacctgctgctgctgttgtgcacTCGGCCTGTGCACTGCTGTGCCATGGGTGACACAATGGTTCTGTCAGGAATATCAGCTCCGGTGTCACCAGGCACTCGGATACACAGCAATGGCTGACCTGCTCCTCTTGCCCACAGCAGATGTTTTCCTAGGGAAGGATTAACATTAACATTATAGAACTCAAACTGGCAAAATAGTGTAAGGACTCAATGGCTTCACCTCCCACAAGACTGGGAGTCCAATCTTCATGGGTTTCTTCACTATAAACTAGATTAAAGAATTCAGCCAAATATTGTTACATATGCATCTTTCAAAAACTGCACATAATTCTGGATGCTCTGGTTCTCGTTCTCTGACTTCTGTAAGGTGTTCTCCAGCTCCTTCAAGTGTACTTCATGGTGCTTTTcattctgatgaaaaaaaaaaagcatagaaacatagaaataaaatatcaatCAATCAAAATCCTCTAAGGCAACAAGTATCTAATTTTTACAGCTTTATTCACCTGTAAAAGTTTTCAGAGGCTTCACAGAAGCAAAAGTGCTAAAAAAAGCCTCAAAAGATTGAAGATTCATTTATGTTCAGTCACGACCAAACTGAACATGTTCACATAgactaaaaatcaaaaaaaggCTCATAAAAATTTATAATAATTGTAAATTCAGATTACTGTCATTAACTCTAGGAAAAAGGAAGATATCAGTACATAATTATGGAATTGTTATGCATCTAATCAAATCAAGATATGCTTACTGGACAATTAATCTGAGGGAAATTACAActttatgcatatttttaaatttttgccTTGGTGGGAAAACTGGACTGAGTAAGGGTTGTAAACTCAATATTATTCAAGTGATTTAGTTAGACTGGACATGTGCTAGGTTGATGGGAAATGTCAATGTACACAGTATATTGTCAAGCTGAATTAATTTACTGTTCTGAAAAGTGTGTATCAACTGCATTAGTAGTATGTTATCACTAAAAGGAACTTGTTTTTGTAAATGGTGACATGGTGGGTGATTTCTTAAATCACAAACAGCTTTATTTACTTACCTGGTGAAATAAGCAgaggagttgttttttttcttcttgcctcTTTCTCACTTCAGCTtcaagaagcagcagctttgtcTGAAAGGCTTGTTCcttaaatgacattttttcctgttcttcagcTACCTATAAAAGTAATGAAAGAGAAAggttatatataaaataaatttataaatgaGACAGATATATGACATATATATTTACTCTTAAAGCccaaatcaaattattttcttatctcTTAACATTAATAGCTTTATTTCCTAGTTTTTCATCCAATAATTAACTTATTTCCCATGCCCAGGAATTAAACAAACCTGAGAAATATTCTGGCTAAATTTGAAAGCTCTTTCAatctagaaaaaaatgtaatactAGTGGGAGTGGAACATTTCTTAGCTTATTTCCAAGTTAAGGCAAAATTTTAGTTTTTTCTAAACCAAAGAAATAGCCTCAGAcagtattgaaaaaaaatcagatggtTATTTCTATATTACTAATCTGAAATGACAACTTCATGCATTTTTTCTGATTAAACTAATATAATTCACTACAATTTAAAATCCTAcatttccttttgaattttatttactGTTCACATAATTTCTACAAATGACAAAATTTGGCTTAATGTAGAAAAAATGCAAACTCTTCCTATAAAAAGAGAAGTATTTCAACACCAGTGTTCTCGTGGGCTTCtataacaaagaaaataaatgtaagaaTAATCTTTTGTACAGAAACTTTTTGCCATATGTGTGGGGTTTAATAGAATGTGGTTAAAGCATTTTGATTtgtcaatttaaaaaaaagctaatgAAATATTAGTCAATTGTTTCATAGTCAATAAActtgttatttattttcatagttTCCAAACTTGACAAAGAAATTGAATTGTTCCATCtatatttaaaacataaagaaaTTCACAATAacttttttgtatttctccctaCATGCAAAATAGTCTTGTGCCATGATTTTTTCTCATGCTCATttttaatgctatttttaaatagaaagtaAAAAACAAGATTGAGAGATTAATTAAATCACCAATaccatttttctcccttcttccaAAGCAGATTCAAGTTGTCTGGTTAATGCATTATATTCTGCAATTTTCTCTTCAAGCTGCAATTTACTGCTCTGAAGATTCTCATCTTCTTTTCTGAGCTGATAAGCAAGTTCTTCATTCTGATATTCCACCTCTCCTAATTGCCTTTACACAAAAGAGATTAATGTATTATAATTCCCTATAGCAGAAAAATGTAGGAAGTAAGTTCAATCAGATTTTTCAAGTTACCTTTGAAGATCTTTGTATATCTTCTGAATGTTACAGATCTCTTCTTCTAAGCCAAGATTGCCCATAGAAGTTACACTATGGTTATCCTGTGGAAATGATAATTTCTTTCTAGTTGAAGTGACCTGTATACAGGATCTTACTGGACTAAAGTAAGCCTGTCTATTAAAGTCCATCAAAGAATATGATTGAAATTTCAGATACATGCTATGCTAATTCAGACAAACGTTATGTTACATTCAAGTAAATGTTATGTTATTGTCCCTTGTATAATTATCTTACATTCATAAAACACAGACAAACTTGGAGACTAAAATTTGGTGTGAACACTTTAAGGCTGAAAACCTGCTATGCAACAAAGGCCCAAAAAACTCCATGTGCTGCTCATGCAGCCTTGAGCATTAGGAGTTGGCCAGGTCTACCTGACCAGCAAAAAAGGCTCCTTCACACTACAGCCACAAGAGGCATAAAAATAACACTGCGTACACTTTGGGTTATCACAGAAGAGCAGTGCAGCACCGGCaaagaatttcagaaattcCTTTTCATAAATTCTGATCATGGAGCCAAGGGGAAAGGACATCGATCACCAAGAATTAATGCTGAAATTTAACTACTGTTCCACCAGACAAGTGATTATATTcccaattattttttctatacTTAGGAGGttctttttcaggaaaacacaTAGTTAGATTAAAATTACATATATCATTTTATATGATGTATAAATTCTGCACCTCGAAATTAATGATTGCTTAAGTACTTTAAGATTTAAGAGTTTATGAACATTCCTTGAAGAAACAGAACCCAAGAGCAATGTTTTATATGAAGTCTATAGGACCACAGAGACTCCCTGTGCTTCAGCTGTAGTTTTCCCACTGACACAGCAGGATGATTAAGCCCCTTTCCCATCATCCTAACTTGAAAACCTTTGTCACTTGTGCTCTTCTAACTCaaaagcacatttaaaaaaagacaaaaaaacccccaaccccccAAATTACCCTGCTGTTGAAACTGATGACAGAATAACAAAAGAGTCgaggaaaattaatttccaggATTTAGAGAAAATGCAAGCATTAGTGTTAAATACAgctaaaaaatgcattttttaaaaatacttaatcAATGAAAACATTGCAATAATTAGAATGTTATACATCATCAAGAGTATAATTTatctgaataaatattttatggtTTATAAATTAGCTACTAAAACAAAAGTAATGTAGAATTAAATTAGTATACTAGCTAGAAACAATATCTAGACTTGCATTTATTTCCAGGGAAGAATTCTGCAACACAACTCAGGACATAAGTATTGAAAAAGATCAAGAATATACTCACtctaaaagtaaaaattcttGCCACATAATGAATTCACATAAATACAGCTGGCAACAGTTTTATTTGCACTGTGCTATTTCCACAGAAGTTtttgatttatgaagaaaataacaaagatAACCTCACTACTATCACACACGCCAATAGTAAAAAATGTCCCAGAGACTTTTTTCCACATAATTTTCTCATTCATCATTAGAAATCAGCATGTTCTAACCACCTGAAGCTCCAGCTCCCTAAGGGTTTTGCATTTGTGTGCACGGATCATTTCCCAGGACAGAAgcttttgctggttttcctcagATGCTTTCAGCAAGTCACAAACATGTTCCAACTCCTTTAACTCAGCCTCTGTTTTGTCCCTCACCTGCACAGTAGCatcacaggagaaaaatgtaaGTGTAAAACCATAAATTAATTGTTGTAATAGTTAATGGATTTTCATGTACGTAATTAAGCTAAAATTCTATACAAGTTACATATCAcctattttataaaataatgacAAGGATACAAGTTATTTTCTGACGCTTAAGAATGTGTGCTGTGTTCCAGTGTTCAGCTCCATCTGCTGAAAAATTTATAACTCATCTCTGCATGGAGTCTCAACTTTAATTGTTCACTAAAAAAGAGCACTTACAGTAGATTTGCTTCCATATACAACTTTCACAACTGTTCTGTCCAAAGGATAGTTTCAAAATCATCAACaatgaaatcacatttttgaAAGTGATAAAAGAATTCTGGAATTCTAAAATAGTAGGCAAACTACTTAGTCATTGCACTAGGAATCATTGCTCAATTGTTTGCAAAAACTCCAACTTTAGATAGCAGTCAGGAAAACTCTCAGAAATTTAAAGCCAAGAGACATTACTCTGTGACTTCTAATAAGATCACAAAAACGTAGAAAAGATCTGTATCCTACAGAATTGTTTGAAAACATTCTTTATTACTGCAAAACTCACCTTATCTGCTTCTAAGCATTTggtttctgttatttttttgttttcatttaagaCTGTTTCATATCTGGATTTCAATTCTTCTACTGCAATTTGTCTTTTTTGTACCTAGGACAACACATTTTTCACATACATTTGCAAGGTCCTtcatttaaatacagaaaaaatagaaTCATTAGTATGAAGCATAAAGGAAAACCTTTGACTTCTAAATAGTATCTCAAAGTTTGCCATTATTTGaagttatttcttttcattatccTACTTATCACAGCAAGTATCAAAGGGTTACCAGGTAAAGAGCACTGTCATATCAGCAGTGTGTTATCAACAATGGAGAATgtgctgcagaagcagccaGCATGACTCACACCTCTCTCCCCACATAACAACTTTCACTGACACTCCCATCTGGAGTCACTACAGCCCTGAGCTGTTTTCACTCCACTTTCACTCCAGTTTCACTCCACTCACTGCTCAAGGCTGGCTGTTGCCTGGAACTACATCTAACATCTTAAAGCTGGCAGCAACTTCAGTTGTGATGATGCACTCCAAAGACAAGGCTCTCTGGCTCTACTCTAGATTTTCTATcatgtctttcttttctcttgtcaCTGATTAAAAAGAGAAGTGAAGAATGTCAGTGAAGCTGTGACTATACTATAGCAAAAATAGATATAGATTTGAATCAATGTTCTAAAATTTCTGTATGAATAAAGTCAAATACAAAAAATGGATTGataaaaatcccatttaaagtttggtttatttgtttcaCTGTATTTCTATGTGGATTTACCTACTGAAAAAAAGAACTCGTATAACCCTATACtcataaccctaaccctaataCATATTTCTTGAATGAACTTGAATTTCTTGAACTTACTTGAATACTGATACGCTCTTAGGATCATGAAGATAAAGTATGGCCAAGTAGGGGTAAAATATCATTGATATATCCACTGAAGACATCAGACTTAGACTTTTGAAATATCTAGTGTACTGGGTCACTAACCTGCTTTTTACGAAGCAAATCTTGTCAATGCCAGTTTGCAGTTGTTGGCTTCAATGAGCTTCAAGTGAGCTTCACACAGTTAAGTACAGACAATGTACTTGTAACAGTTGGAGATTATTCTTTGATATGGTCTTTAAAAGCACTTCCCTCTTTCATGCTCAGtattatgaaaatattaaaatcccCATGACAAGAAAATgggtttattacaaacaaaACCTTTATCATTCCCTCAAAACAGCTTACAGGTTTAGAAACAACGTATTTGAAGATTTCAAACATGGTAAGTCACCTCATTTTTATGCTGTTCTACAaggttttcctgcagctttACTTTTTCTTGCAGATGTAGCAACTCATATTCAACAGACTCTGTACTTTTCTCCAGTGTAGCAAGGGAAGCCTtgaccaaaaccagaaaatataaaaattacacATTCTACAATATGATATTACCAGCAAGTGGCTTGCTGGCACCAGAAGAGTGACGTTAAGTATTTTTCCTGTCAAAAAAAAATGATAGTCTATAGTTCATTTGTCAGCTCATGAGAACATTTATATTGGACAATAAATAGAGTACAAAACCTGTAAACCCTTTCaaaattgaaattaataatTGAGGTAAAGTCAGTTCTTTAATTTGAAAGAAAGGTTAACAAACATAAAACAACAATTTCTACTTAAGCAATTGTGCAGTTATtgacagtaaaataaatatcatCCAGATTAAGCAGATATATCATTAGGCAATCCCCTGATCCTAGTTTTGCCATAAATTTCCACTGCAAAATTTTCAGTATCTCATTTTTCCTTACTATTATAAATGGATGGCAAACTCTATTCTGCAGATCTGGGGTCTCTAGATAGAAGGTCCAAAAAGAATTAACATGGTTACTTCATTAATGTATGAGAAATGTAGAGCCATTCAACAGTCTCacctttaattttttgttttcaaggtaaatcttttcattttcagagttAAAAGAATTTAGCTTTCCAAGAATTTCCTCTTCTGAGTTTCTCCTCTGTTCCTCCCTTCTTTCCACATCTTCCATCAGGCCTCTGATCTGACTTGTTAGACAGGCAACAAGTTCTCTATAATACACAATGCTTCCAAAACTCTCactatgaaaattaaattgaacCTTAACACATTCTCCTtcattgtgtgtgtgtgtatatatatatgtatatatatatatgtacatatatatatttctataaagGGGGAATTCATTTACAGATCCAAAGAAAGGATTATCTACTTATATTCTGAAATAAACTCTCTGAAAGAACAGAGTTTCTACTCCAAGGAAGGGGTCTTAGCTCAATTACAGAACACCAAATCATACTTCCAAGAGAACTATACACATGCACACTGTACAAAATTTAATCATATTGAATTTATAGCACATAATGTCCTATTAAGAACACTCCTTAGCTACTTTAGAAATGTTACTTTCCATTATTAAAAGCAGCAAATTATGCTGTGCCTcattcttttgcctttttttggttAATAAAGTTCACAAAGTTTGTTTTGCTGCTTAGTAGTACCAGTCTTGTTAGAATGGCACATTTCAAGCAAAGACTTGTATTTTCAGCTcaaatgaaaacagcaaaaaccaGCTGGAAACAGAATTAGTATTTGTTCTTCTTAGATGTCTTCTAATATACACTGGACCAGCAGTGGGCTTGACAGATGTCTGAACTGACACTGTCTACCTGAACTCTGGTTAAACTTCAAAATCTGCCGCAAGTATTTTCACAAATGCCaaattttctgggaaaaaacccaaaatattcaAGCCAGTTCAATGTGAGCTGTTCAATACTTGAGCCTGAATCAAGTTCTTTGTGAAATAAACATTGTCTCAGACCTAGAACAAAGGCATCTAAcagtttttttgcttttaaaattatagtCCATATTCCTACCAAGAGAAATGGTAAAAGGATATTTGTCATTGCCAAAAAAATAGCATATCCTTCATGTACATTAAGATTTGACTGTGTAGTTGGAtaattttgttctgcttttccttaCATGTGTGAACTGTTTGAATGGCATCTGAGAGGATCCCTTCTCTACCCTCTCCTGAGGTGAGACATTAGTggaactgaaataatttcaccATCACTAGTCTGAAGTAGGACCTAGAAGACAAAGAATCTCTTTCTATTCTGTAAACACAAGGGTTACCACTCAAACTGTTGAATCAGTTATTAAATGTGGTTATGTGGTGGCTACATAGGAGCTGCCAGCAAGTTCAGGCTGATCAGAAgtatgcaggaaaaaaaatatggtttTTACAGGTAAAGGTGAATAAAGCTTTaaaagaagtgaaatgaaaCAGAGAGGAGACtaaaattttcttaaatttgTTCTCATTTCCAACTTTCAAATTCTGCTCcgaattttaaaatactaatacATTCATTTATATTGTCAACAGAGTATTGCACTACTGAATATCAACACTGTGACTGCAGAAATGAACCAAAAAGACCAGCAGTCCAACTTACTTCTCAAGATCTTCTATTTGAACttctaacattttcttttcttcagctaTTCTACCATGCTGTTTTTTCCAGACATCAGAGGCTGACAGTATTTCACACAGTTTGACTTCCTAGAGAATGCAGAAATTataaattatgtaaaaaaaaaaaagccactgaaGAAGGCTGTTTAATTCTACAATTTTTTCTAAACACAAG encodes:
- the ODF2L gene encoding protein BCAP isoform X10, with the translated sequence MSSSSQSSLSLPVHDCTAPSLDFDLQEKFLLLHTLNHKNIDTWMQGLSEREIQNINLRKKILEREKQIKELSSMLQCEKLNIQKRDHLSRSVKEVQAHLQCQIERKEAENNELKVKIQTLENKIAEWKHKIGEYKCQKLALKETSEQKKIALKKALRSQKQRAQRLEEAVKDVTPKIREHEVKLCEILSASDVWKKQHGRIAEEKKMLEVQIEDLENQIRGLMEDVERREEQRRNSEEEILGKLNSFNSENEKIYLENKKLKASLATLEKSTESVEYELLHLQEKVKLQENLVEQHKNEVQKRQIAVEELKSRYETVLNENKKITETKCLEADKVRDKTEAELKELEHVCDLLKASEENQQKLLSWEMIRAHKCKTLRELELQDNHSVTSMGNLGLEEEICNIQKIYKDLQRQLGEVEYQNEELAYQLRKEDENLQSSKLQLEEKIAEYNALTRQLESALEEGRKMVAEEQEKMSFKEQAFQTKLLLLEAEVRKRQEEKKQLLCLFHQNEKHHEVHLKELENTLQKSENENQSIQNYVQFLKDAYVTIFG
- the ODF2L gene encoding protein BCAP isoform X3; the encoded protein is MFPVLQLNHKNIDTWMQGLSEREIQNILNIQKRDHLSRSVKEVQAHLQCQIERKEAENNELKVKIQTLENKIAEWKHKIGEYKCQKLALKETSEQKKIALKKALRSQKQRAQRLEEAVKDVTPKIREHEVKLCEILSASDVWKKQHGRIAEEKKMLEVQIEDLENESFGSIVYYRELVACLTSQIRGLMEDVERREEQRRNSEEEILGKLNSFNSENEKIYLENKKLKASLATLEKSTESVEYELLHLQEKVKLQENLVEQHKNEVQKRQIAVEELKSRYETVLNENKKITETKCLEADKVRDKTEAELKELEHVCDLLKASEENQQKLLSWEMIRAHKCKTLRELELQDNHSVTSMGNLGLEEEICNIQKIYKDLQRQLGEVEYQNEELAYQLRKEDENLQSSKLQLEEKIAEYNALTRQLESALEEGRKMVAEEQEKMSFKEQAFQTKLLLLEAEVRKRQEEKKQLLCLFHQNEKHHEVHLKELENTLQKSENENQSIQNYVQFLKDAYVTIFG